The nucleotide sequence TAAATTATGCTAAATTTTGTGTTGACTATGGGGTCCACTTTAAACGATTCCTGATTATAATTATTCCTGTCACCTGACTCTAAAAAGATCTCTTCCATTTCCTCTTCATTCAGAAGCCAATACGGAAGCACTAAATCATCTACCCCAAGAACATTTGCATCAGGGAATGCTGATTGATATTCTGAGTGAATGTCAAATATCACAATGTGTGAATTATTCAGGCCATCATAATCGCCATTCTTTGCAGCAATTGCCTCCTGCAGAATTGTAGCAACTGTATGTGATTTTCCTGATCCTGTCGCTCCAACTATCGCAATATGTTTATTGAAAAATCTATCCCCATGAACAGGTACCTTTATTTCTCTTTGCCGACTTAACACGGAGAAACAAAATCTTTTATCTTCTTCAAACGCATTG is from Candidatus Electrothrix sp. GW3-4 and encodes:
- a CDS encoding DUF87 domain-containing protein, which translates into the protein MEADEQKVNAEVIAVYPNRVKISVDDLTTFKLAEESLRVGSYLKISDNENVSLICIIESFAIEVKEKPDGNFKRVYIIEAYPLGTLQGGEFKRGGDELAIPPKKVLPATEDEVKAIYSNAFEEDKRFCFSVLSRQREIKVPVHGDRFFNKHIAIVGATGSGKSHTVATILQEAIAAKNGDYDGLNNSHIVIFDIHSEYQSAFPDANVLGVDDLVLPYWLLNEEEMEEIFLESGDRNNYNQESFKVDPIVNTKFSII